Within Gemmatimonadales bacterium, the genomic segment TCTGCCCCAGAGCAGCCGCGATCGCGATGCGCTCGGAATCGACGGCCTGCATCAGCCGGCCAACGGCCGGGGTTACGCCATCTTCGTAGAAGTTGAACTCACCGCCCGTACGCTCGATCAACGCGGCGTTGCAAATGGTGACCGCGGGATGGATTACAGGATTCCCGTTCTGAAGCGTGGTGGCCAACACACTGCCCGCCGTACCGATGCCGGGATATACCTCGCCGAGCATGGTACGGAGCCGGTCGGTCCCGCGCCGCGGCGTCGCCGCCACCCACAACCCGGCTCGCAGTTTCACGAAAACGTGGATTGTCGCCGGTCCGCTCATGCGCACCGCGTACGGAAGGGTGCTTGTCTCCCCGACCAGGTAGCGATCGTCATCGCGTGAAAGCCCAGCCGCACGCCGGAAGGCGAAGCTGCCCAGGCAGGAAGTCGGACAAACCACGATTGTCTGCTCGGGAGTAAGGTGCGGGGCGGCGGCCCGGGCCAAGGCTTCAGTGGCGTAGGCGGGCCCGACCACCATGATCAGATCGGCGCCAGAGACGGTGCGTTCCGCGTCATGTCCGGCGTAGGAGATCGGCGCCACGCCTGAGACTTCACCGGTGCTGACGATCTCGCCTCGCTCGGCAATCGCCGGCACCTCGCCCGGATACTCCACCGTCGCGAAGAGCCGCACATTGTGCCCGTGCTGCGCCCAATCGACGGCCACCGCACAACCACCGTTGCCCGCGCCGAGTACCGCAACCTCCACCTCATCCCTCCCTATCAGCGCACCCGAAGCGGACTCTATAGTGACGCGATAGTGGCCCCGTGACGTGGGCGGCCTCGACAGGTACCGCGCACGCCGATTGGACCTTCACCGTGGTCGGGTGATCAAAAGGAGCTTCGGCGGCGATTCGAGTCGAGCGTCGGCTACGAGCTCTTCCTCCACTGTGAGTCAGCTTCTCATGTTGTTCCAAGATGCAGGGAAAGACTTTAGGAATGCCTCCGGCGCAATACTCGCCAATTTGGTCTCCATAGGCATCCGAGTTATCTACATGCAGGAGGAAAAGTTGGAAACGACCGCCCGTGCCAACGCCGCGTCTGAGAGGGGGCAACAGTATTCGCTTGGCAGAATCCTGGGCATCTGGGCCCTGGCGGCCGTGCCCATGGCTATCCTAAGCTGGCTCATTTTCCCCGCAATATCACCTGATTTCAATTCGGATCCGCTGGGAGCGGGCGT encodes:
- a CDS encoding NAD/NADP octopine/nopaline dehydrogenase family protein, with product MEVAVLGAGNGGCAVAVDWAQHGHNVRLFATVEYPGEVPAIAERGEIVSTGEVSGVAPISYAGHDAERTVSGADLIMVVGPAYATEALARAAAPHLTPEQTIVVCPTSCLGSFAFRRAAGLSRDDDRYLVGETSTLPYAVRMSGPATIHVFVKLRAGLWVAATPRRGTDRLRTMLGEVYPGIGTAGSVLATTLQNGNPVIHPAVTICNAALIERTGGEFNFYEDGVTPAVGRLMQAVDSERIAIAAALGQTIASDPAIGVMQGYMIEDNYDTGYSTAPGFRGIRAQSQLDNRYLTEDVGYSMVLFA